TTACCAAATGGTTGCACGGCAGCAACTGCACCATAAGTGATGTAGCCAGCCGCGTTAGTTTGTAAATCAAGTCGCACACCACCAATGTTCGTCATGGCAAAATCAACTTTTTTAGCACTACCTTGGGCAGCCAATACCTTGTTAGATTGCGCCAATTGACCATCTGCAACAATATCACCAACGACAGATTCACCCAAGCTGTTTTGTGCTTTGGAAATTGTTTGACCATCCGCTACGTGGACTAATTGACGGTTAACCGTGTTAGCGACGCGACTTTCAGCATCTGTCACAATTCCCTTAACTTTGTTAGCTGACGCTGAAAGGTATGAACCATCAGCCGCTGTTAATGAAGGGTCATCAGTGGCATTCAAGACTGGGTAAACATTCGCCGTCGCATTGTTATCGAAGTCCTGTGTCTTAGGGTCAATGTACCCAACGAAATCATCAAATGCCTTTGATTGGTTCAAAGCTTGAACAACGTGGGTTTCATTACCATTTGCACTCTTAATAATTCCGTTTGCATATTCGTGTGAGTGACCAGCCACATATAAGTCCACTGAATTATCAGGATCTTGCTTGTTCAACTTGTTCATGATATCGACAGTGTCTTCTTGTGGTACAAACTTACCGCTCGCATCCTTAGTCATACCCAATGCGGTGTGTCCCATAACTACAATCGCTTTTACACCTTGCGCTTGTAGTTCAGCAGAGTATTTCGCAATTGTATCTGCTGGGTCGAGGTAGTTGAAAGAACCATAGTTAGCTACAAGGGTTAAGTTAGGCATGTCAGTTGTCAAAATACCGATAAAACCGACCTTGGCAGTTGTGCCATCTGCGTTCTTAACTTCCTTGATTGTGTAAGGCTTCCAACCAAATGGAATTGCATCCTTGGCACCAAATTCAGCGCTAGCTTCCTTGTTAGTCACGTTGGCAATAACCACATCAGCACCTAAGCCAGTTTGGTTATAGTCAGCAATCAAATCATTATTTTGTGTTGCGCTTGCTGGATTACCAGCAGTCGCAATCCGGTTAAATTCGCCGAGTCCTTCATCAAATTCGTGGTTACCAAGCGTCGCAATTTGGATGCCCATCGCATTAGCAATATTTACCGATGGTTCATCTTGCAAGAAAGCTGAGCTAGCAGGTGATGCACCAACCAAATCCCCTGCTTCGACACGAATCGAGTTCGTTGTAGCAGCATTAGGGTGCGCTGCCGCAAAACCACTGCTTGCTTTATCAAGATAAGCCGCCAAACGTGGGGCAGTTCCAGTGTTACTGTACTTAGTACCCGCGTTGCCAGCAAGAATATCGGCCGCGTTTGGAATTGTTGCTGAGTTACCGCTAACATTCAAAGCACCGTGAAAATCATTAAAGCCCAAGATTTGTACGGGAATGTCATCGCTATACTTAGCTGGATCCAATGGTGCATATTGTGGACCTGCCGTTTGAACCTTGGCATCTGATGTTGGAACTAGCTTGTCCGCTGCTGGCGCTAAATCGCTACCAGTAGAAGATGAATCTGCGAAACTGGCAATTGGTGTTGCTGAAAGAAGTAAAGATGCAACTGCCACGCTACGAAGAATGTTCGAAAATAACCGCATAATATGTGAAGCCTCCTTTGTTTATGTTAGGAATATAGCATATAACCCGAACATTGTACAACACCCAACTTTCACAAAAAGTCAAACAAAACGACTCAAATATTACAAAATCCGTTATTTCTTAGGCATTTCATCAACTTTTATGAGATTTACAAAACTTAAACATTCACAAAACCTTTACACCCATAGTTCGTGTTTTACACAATCTAATTAATTCTAAATACTAACCGCAACTCACGTGGTACGCCACGGCAGAAGCAGCATGGTGTAGATTTGATTTCCAAATGCTCCATTAGCAAGTGATGATATTCAAACTAATGAAGTGCCTAATGAAATTATTTTTCGGCGGGGCGGACACCGAGAATGGGAAGTGATTCATCACTTCGCTCAAGCGAAATGGTCGTGCTTATGTAATACAAAAAACTTCGCCATTCTCTTCAGGCGAAGTTCTTTGACTCGATTTATTCTAGCGTAGGATTGTCGTTTCTGTACTTTTCAATCATCGAATTACTAAGCTTCTGACCCTCAGCACTTTTCTATACTACTGCGGCCTATGGTTGGTAACTATTTTTCGCTAGTTTGAACATTATTCCTAACTAACGGAGTGACTGTAAATTACTTGGCGGTCGCAGACTTTACACCGCGACTGGGGTGATATGTGTGCAGCACATGTCGCCGCTGAGGGTGAGCTGAGGCTTCTTAGGAATTTATTCCTTAGAAGCCCAGCTTACCCGAATTTGCCAAAACCGCACTTCAGCTTGGCAATGTGCTTCCAGCGTGGTGCGCCAAGTAATTTACTGGCACGCAGTGGCCAAGTTTATTCAATCCTACGTCAGACGGAATAGATCCAGTTCTTTCTGCGTAGCATATCAATATCGTTAATCTTCCCACACTTCTTTAGCAATCAAGCGTGCTAAATCAAGTTTGGCCCATTGCTCACCATCCGTGAGTTTGTTGCCCTCTTCGGTTGAGGCAAACCCACATTGGGTAGATAATGCTAAATTACTTAGTGGCACATAGTTTGTCGCTTCGGCAATGCGCGCCTTCACTAAGTGGCGTCCTTCAAGTTCAGGGAATTTTGAAGTAATTAAGCCTAGCACAATTTTTACATTTTCACGGTTGTTCCAAATCGTGGCAATTGGTGCTAAATCGCCGGAACGATCGTTATCGTATTCCAAGAAGAAACCGTCATAGTTCAGTTCGCTCAAGTAATGCGCCACCACTTCATAACCACCTTCAAACAAGAACGTTGATTGGAAATTCCCCCGACAAATGTGTGTCGTAATCGTTAAATCATCAGGTAAGTCCGCAATTGCCTGGTTGATTACACGGATTGAATCTTGAGCAATTTTTTCAAATGGCGCCCGTGCTTCAGCATCATCCTTGAATTCATTCAACTTCGTAATCAAGTATGCCCAAGTCGTATCATCAAATTGAATGTAGCGGGCACCTAATTCATAGAAATGTAGCACTGTATCGTGGTACGTTTTTGCTAAATCATCCAAGTATTCATCCCAAGTTGCATAAAATTCCAGGGCACGGTCTGACCGATTGTCACGGAATAACAAACTTGGTGAGGGAATCGTTTGCTTAGCTTCTGAGCCGGCCGGCAAAATTGATTGTAAATAGCTGAACGCTGCATAGAATGGGTGATCAGGATTTTCGCTCACCTTACCCGTAATTTGCACATTATCGGTTCGCGTGTGTTCGCCATGGAACTTGTAACTTGCTTCATAGTCATACTTATCAACGTTAGTTAAATTCCACAAAAAGTCGAGGTGCCACCACGAACGTGAGAATTCACCATCCGTCACTGCGTGCAAGCCATGCTCATGTTGAAGTTCAACAATCTTCTTTACTTCAGCTTGTTGAATCGTCAAAAATTCAGCATCCGTGATTTCACCAGCACGATGGCGTGTCAGAGCATCCTTCAAAGCATCGGTTCGTAAAAGTGAACCGACTTGGTCAAAATCATAAGGTTTAGTTAATGTCGTAGTTTTTGTCAAAGTTTCTGCCATGATAATTATCCTCAGTTTTCTGTTTGGGTTAGTAATTAAATTATTTTATATTCTGTTAACCGCCCGAGCCAAAATAAATTTCACCATTCTGTGGCACCAAAGCAGTTATGATTACTGTAAATTTTTCCGTGTTCTAACAAATGTTTCACGTGAAACGCTAGATAATGTCTTGAGTTTTTCCATAAAAAGCAAAAAAACTCGCCCTAAACTAATGTATCGCTACAAAAGTCTAGGACGAGTTTCCCCGTGTTACCACCTATCTTCGTTATCACCTTAAGTGACAACCTCAACAACTACTTATCGTCCTCTAGAAAAACGATGCATAGTTGGCGGTATGATAACGGACCGGACCGGATTACTTGCTTGCACTTGTAATCAAACTCAAGGCTCATCTTCGTTAGCTTTTCGAATCTGCCCTTTCACCAACCGACAGTCGCTTGAAATCTACTACGCTAATTACTCTTCCTCGTTAAATGTTCATTAGAATCTACTCACAATATACTCATTATTTTTTAAGGTGTCAATGGTTTTTCACTATTTGTTTGAATTATTCGCTTAAAAGCCATTCTTTTATCGGCAAAACGTTAACTCCCTCAACTGATCTCGTACCATTATCGACACCAACAATTAACGTTTTAAGATAATTATCTGGAATCTCAAGCAAATTTTCAATTTCCCGATTACTATCGCGTGGTATTTCATAAGTTACCTGATAATATTCCTTATTACCATTTTTGGATGCAACAAAATCGATTTCCTTGCCATTAATCTCGCCAAATTTCACTTTATATCCTCGGCGTTTCAACTCAATAAACACTAGGTTTTCAAGCTGATTACCTAAATTAGTTCCCTGCGATTCGATTTGCGAATGCCACAAGCCATTATCAACTGTGTAGTATTTTGAATTGGCACGTAGTCGCTCACTACCTCGAATATTGGCATGTTCAACTGTGTAAAATAAATATGCTTGGTCCATCTTTGCCATGTAATTTTTCAACGTTTCTGAGTTAATGTTAAAACCAACATCTTTCAAACGATTTTTAATTTTGTTTAAATTAACTTCACTTGTAATTGAATCCATTAGTAATAATGCCAAAGTATCTAGAATTTCCTGATTACCTTTTGGAATTCGTAATGATATATCACGTAGTAAAATACTGTCGTAGATGCTACTCAACTCTTGTAGTTTTGAGTCATCGGGCGCCGTTTGACCAACCACACTTGGCATACCACCCAAATACATATAGTCAGCAAACGCTTGGTTAATTGCTGTCTGATCATGTATTTCTATTTTTTTCAACTCCACGTATTCTTTAAATGAAAATGGATACACCTCAATTTGCACGTAGCGTCCAGATAACAAAGTTGCCATTTCACCAGACAAAATTGACGCATTTGAGCCAGTTACATAGATGTCAGCATCAAAATCTACTCGTAAACTGTTAATAATCGCTTCCCATTCCTGAACTAGCTGGATTTCATCAAAAAAATAATACGTTTTTTCATTCTTTGCTGAATTCTCTGCTAGAAAACCGTAAAACAAATCTGGATTATTTAAATATTTTCGGTTCGTAAATGATTCAAAATTCAGATATATCACGTTCGGGTTATCGTATTCAGTTTTTATTACTTCACGAATTTGTTCCAGCAAAACTGATTTACCAGAACGGCGCACGCCAGTAATAATTTTAATAAATTCATTTCCAATTAACGGCTTAACTACTTTCATATATCGTTCACGCGCAATCATCTTAACACCCCCAAATTATTTTAACTTTATTATATCTCAAAAAGCATACAAATTTGTACTATTTCTCCTATATTTCACCAAAAACATACGCCAGTGTATGTTTTTGGTGAAATTAACGTAAAAGCATACATTCGCGTATCAAAAAAAGATGCAAAACTCCGCATCAATAGCTGGGTTTTACATCCTTTTGCATGTTATTTATCTGTTAGAACTTACCGAAGTAGTCCACACCCATTGCGTGGCGAACTTCTTGAACGGTTTGAGTAGCAACGGCGTTCGCTTTTTCAGAACCTTCCTTCAACATATTCATCACAAAGTCCATGTTTTGGGCGTATTCGTTCCGACGTTCGCGAACTGGTGCCAATTTGCCTTCGAGGACATCAATCAAGTAACGCTTGATTTTCATATCACCGAGACCACCGTGTTGGTATTGTGCCTTAAGTTCAGCGACCTTTTCCTTATCGTCATCGAAGATATCAAGGTAAGTGAAGACCATATTGCCTTCAACGTGACCAGGATCATCAATGTTGATGTGTTCAGGATCCGTGAACATTGACTTAACTTTCTTAGCCAATGTGTCTGAATCATCGCTCAAGTAAATGGCATTGTTTAATGATTTAGACATCTTAACCCCGTCAAGACCAGGAATCCGGCCCATCCCCTTAGGTGGGAAGTAGCCTTCTGGTTCAACCAAAACTTCACCATAGATATTGTTAAATGAACGCACGATTTCACGCGCTTGTTCCAACATTGGTTCTTGGTCATCCCCAACTGGCACAACCGAGGCCTTAAAGGCTGTGATGTCAGCTGCTTGTGACACTGGGTAAATCAAGAAACCGGCTGGAATACTTTCACCAAAGTTTTTTTGTTGGATTTCAGTTTTTACCGTTGGGTTGCGTTGCAAACGTCCCAATGATACTAAGTTTAAGTAGTATTCAGTCAATTCTGACAAAGCAGGAATTTGTGATTGCACAAAAATCGTTGACTTAGCTGGATCAAGGCCGACAGCTAGGTAATCCAAGGCAACTTCCGTCAATGAACGGCGAATTTTTTCAGGGTCACGTGCATTATCCGTCAAAGCTTGCTTGTCGGCAATCATGATGAAGTTTTCGTATTCACCAGAGTTTTGCAAATTAACCCGGTTTTGGAGTGAGCCTACCCAGTGACCAATGTGGAGCTTACCAGTTGGGCGATCACCTGTTAAAATGATTTTCTTATCAGTCATTATTTATTTTCCTCAGCTTCTTTATGACCTTGTGCAGTCCGATTGTAGAAGTTTTCTTTCGTAGTTTGGCGGGCACGTGCAATTCCCAATCCTTCAGCAGGAATGTCATCGGTAATCGTTGAACCAGCTGCAGTCATGGCCTTAGCACCGATGTTAACTGGCGCAACAATTTTACTGTTTGAACCAATAAAGGCGTGGTCACCAATCGTGGTGTGGAACTTGTTAACACCATCGTAGTTTACAAAAATCGTACCAGCACCGATGTTGATGTCTTCACCAAGGTCAGCATCGCCAACATAAGTTAAGTGGCCAACTTTTGTGCCTTTACCGAGGGTGGCTTTCTTAACTTCAACAAAGTTACCGATGTGGACGTTTTCGCCAACATCACTCTTTGGCCGTAAGTGCGCAAATGGCCCAGCGTTTGAGCCTTGGTGCATGATTGAGTCTTCGATTTGTGATGAAGTAATCGTCACGTTGTCTTCGATTGTTGAATCAATAATTGTTGAGCCAGCAGTAATCACCACATCGCTCCCAATTACTGAGTTTCCTTTAATGAAAACGTTTGGTTCAATTGTCGTGTCATTCCCAATCACTACGTCTGATTCAATGTATGTCGTCAATGGATCAATCAAAGTCACCCCATTGCGCATGTGCTTTTCATTGATACGCTTACGCATCACTGCATTCGCGGTTGCCAAGGCCACACGGTCATTAACACCCATACTTTCATCGAAATCATCCATTTGGTAGGCGCCGACAACATGGCCTTCACCCTTCAAAATTTCAAGTGTATCAGGCAAGTAGTATTCACCTTGTGCGTTATCATTCGTCACTTCAGCTAAAGATTGGAACAATAATTGGTTATCAAACACATAAACCCCAGTGTTGATTTCCGTCACCGCTTGTTCAGCTGCGTTGGCATCTTTTTGTTCGACAATCTTATCGACGTTACCATCACCACCACGGATAATTCGACCATAACCTGATGGATCTGGTGCTTTTGAAGTTAAAACGGTAACGGCATTGCCCTTCGCTTCGTGGTCAGCGTACAATTTGTTGAACGTTTCTGCTGTGAATAATGGTGAATCACCACTAACAATCAACGTTGTCCCAACGGCATCACCAATCAAAGGTTCTGCTTGTTGGACGGCATGACCCGTTCCAAGTTGTTCAGCTTGGAGCGCATATTGTGTTCGGTCGCCAAGCAAATTTTTCACCGCATCGGCACCATGACCAACAACGGTCACAACGTTATCAACACCTGCTTTTTCAATTTGCGTCAAAACATGATCAACCATTGCCTTACCAGCAACCGGCTGGAGCACCTTATAAAGCTTTGATTTCATTCGCGAACCCATACCGGCCGCTAAAATAATTGCATTCCGTGTCATAATTAGTCCCTACTCTTAAATATTTTTATATTTTCGCTACTTAATAGTAAAAAAGCGCTATCCGCTTATTATTTTACCGCAAATGACGCGCTAATAGCTTATTTTTACCCGAATTGTTAATATTTCGACAAATTAGATAGTATTGGTCAAAATTTTTCTAGCGTGAAATTTAGGTATGTGTCTCAGATTGATTCCCACTACGAGGCTGGAAACAGTCTGGACACCGTGATGGAAGACAAGCATTTGAAGCTTGGCTCGCTGACGCGGTAACCATCTTCACAAATCCATAATCAGTAACGAAACCCGTTACTGATTATGCCATCACGGTGCGAGCTAAAGTCCAGCCTGTTTCCAACCTCTTCGTTAGTTTGAGCAGGCAATCTGACTAGTAATATGCCATAATATTTCAACGTTGAGCACTCTGGCCAAATAAAAACGGACACCGCAACTAGCTGCGATGTCCATCTTTGCTATTAATTAAAAAATTGGCTTACATCAAATAAGGGCCTAACCCGGCTACTAATTATTCACCAAAAATTTCCGTTTCGTAGTTACCAGGCGCAACAGTAATACCTTCACCATCGGAAGTTAATGTATCAACTTGAATCAATGATGTGTATTTCGTAACCACACGTTCGCTAACGAGGCCTTCAGCGAAGACTGCCGCACCAACGACAGTTCCTTCAAATTCACCAACAAGGCTCATCATCCCCTTGATAGTTCCACCAGCCTTCATAAAGTCATCGACAACCAACACACTTGAGCCGGTTGGCAATGAACGGCGTGACAATTCCATTTTTTCAACGCGTTTTGATGAACCCGTCAAATAGTTAACTGACATCGTTGGCCCTTCAGTGATTTTTGAATCATTCCGGACAATCACAAAAGGCACGTTCAATTCTTCAGCCACAGCTTGGGCGACTGGTACACCCTTCGTTGCGGCAGTCATAACGGCATCAATATTATCGTTCAAGTATTGAGTCGCAATCAAACGGCCAACGCGACGCAAAATTTCGGGACGGCCGAGTAAATCTGACAAGAAGACGTAGCCACCAGGTAAAACCCGGGTACCGTCACTAACTTCTTCAACTAATTCGTCAATAAATTCAGCGGCATCTTCGCGGGTCATGTATGGTGTAAATCGCGCACCACCGGCAGCTCCAGGTAAAGTTTCCAATAATCCAATTCCGCGTTCTTGGAAAGTCCGCTTCAAAATCGTTAAATCTTCGGAAATTGATGACTTGGCAGAATCATAGCGTTCAGCAAAGTGGGTCAAAGAAACCAATTTGCGTGGTCGTTCTAATAAGTAGTTAGTCATATCGACTAAACGGTCGGCACGGCGTATTTTCATAAATATTTTCCTCGTAATTGTATTGGACTTAGAAGCTCAAATGGCTCCTCGTAATTGTATTGATTTTGGCAGTCTAGTGACGCCGGATAATTTTATTGTTCAAATTCTTAACATTAATTTTTTGACATTAATCACCATTAATTATAGCACGAACGTTCGGATATGGTTGAATTTTAGCACATTTTGCTAAATAATTTTACATTTGTTATTTTTTTATAATTCTCCGCCATAATTTTAGTTAATCTCGAACTTTAAAACATCTTTTTATTTCTTTGTTCGCCTTTTAGTTGGATATCTCCTTCAAATCATGCTAAGATATCAGTATTCATTAATTGTGTATCTAGTTATTCATACTGTATTTCTGTTAATTGAGTTACCGGTACACACTAACGCATTAGCATTTATCAACGACATTAACTAGTAACATTTATCAAAATCAACTATAGAGGTATTGAAATCATGGAAAGCATTAACCGTTATTTCCAAATCAAAGAATCAGGTTCCACGATCCATCGCGAGTTCATCGCTGGCTTAACGACCTTCTTCTCAATGGCGTACATTCTCTTCGTTAACCCGCAAGTTTTAGGGGCTGCCCACATGGATGCCGGTGCGGTCTTCACAGCAACTGCAATCGCCACTGCCTTTGGAACATTAGTCATGGGGATTTTTGCTAAATATCCCATCGCGATTGCTCCTGGTCTTGGGGTGAATGCCTTCTTCGCTTACTCAGTTGTTATCGGGATGAAAGTTCCTTGGCAAACGGCAATGGCCGGCGTGTTCGTCGCATCCGTTATTTTCTTAATTTTGACATTTTTCCACGTGCGTGAACTCGTTATCAACGCGATTCCACGTGAAATGAAATTAGCAATCGCCGCCGGGATTGGTTTGTTCATCGCCTTTATCGGCTTACACGAAGGTGGCTTGGTTGTCGCTAACGCTGATACCGTCGTTGCCCTTGGTTCATTAACCGTCCCAACGACTTGGTTAACAATTTTTGGTCTATTAGTTTCATTTATTCTCTTAATCAAACGGGTGCCAGCCGCTATCTTTATCGGCATGGTTTTAACTTCAATCGTCGGTCTTGTAACTGGTTTGATTAAAGCACCCCACGCTATTGTCTCATTGGCACCAAGCTTGAAGCCAACGTTTGGCCAAGCGTTGTTCCACATTGGTGACATTAACACCGTTCAACTCGGTATCGTTGTTTTAACCTTCTTATTAGTAACGTTCTTCGATACTGCTGGGACTTTGGTCGGATTGGCTGAACAAGCAGGCTTCGTGAACGAAAAAGGTGAAATGCCCCGTGTCGGTCGTGCCTTGTTCGCTGATTCATCATCAATGTTAGTTGGTTCAATCTTAGGTACCTCACCAACTTCAGCTTACATCGAATCATCAGCCGGAAT
This is a stretch of genomic DNA from Periweissella cryptocerci. It encodes these proteins:
- a CDS encoding 5'-nucleotidase C-terminal domain-containing protein, translating into MRLFSNILRSVAVASLLLSATPIASFADSSSTGSDLAPAADKLVPTSDAKVQTAGPQYAPLDPAKYSDDIPVQILGFNDFHGALNVSGNSATIPNAADILAGNAGTKYSNTGTAPRLAAYLDKASSGFAAAHPNAATTNSIRVEAGDLVGASPASSAFLQDEPSVNIANAMGIQIATLGNHEFDEGLGEFNRIATAGNPASATQNNDLIADYNQTGLGADVVIANVTNKEASAEFGAKDAIPFGWKPYTIKEVKNADGTTAKVGFIGILTTDMPNLTLVANYGSFNYLDPADTIAKYSAELQAQGVKAIVVMGHTALGMTKDASGKFVPQEDTVDIMNKLNKQDPDNSVDLYVAGHSHEYANGIIKSANGNETHVVQALNQSKAFDDFVGYIDPKTQDFDNNATANVYPVLNATDDPSLTAADGSYLSASANKVKGIVTDAESRVANTVNRQLVHVADGQTISKAQNSLGESVVGDIVADGQLAQSNKVLAAQGSAKKVDFAMTNIGGVRLDLQTNAAGYITYGAVAAVQPFGNIVDVVEMTGAQIRQVLNQNFKAENRNLQFAGLKYTVDTAEFAKSVVAGGLDTNGKQVTAVKDIYTNAGQKLDENKTYNVAINDFLWGGGDGYSGFKGTQLVESVGVDTDFFSTYFSDMATSGKDFTAPTAGRILDANGAAALSLQIASLQADLDAAKQANADAQSKLAAATVAADKAAKDAQAKLDAAAAVLAATKKADAATLAKVQAQLATANAAVKKANTATKKVTKKAVVLKAVKASHKTTKVTGTATKKATIKLYDAKTGKKLGSAKASKTNGKFTIKLHKKLKKGTKIKLVASNSTAKKTLVKKVA
- a CDS encoding vitamin B12 independent methionine synthase; amino-acid sequence: MAETLTKTTTLTKPYDFDQVGSLLRTDALKDALTRHRAGEITDAEFLTIQQAEVKKIVELQHEHGLHAVTDGEFSRSWWHLDFLWNLTNVDKYDYEASYKFHGEHTRTDNVQITGKVSENPDHPFYAAFSYLQSILPAGSEAKQTIPSPSLLFRDNRSDRALEFYATWDEYLDDLAKTYHDTVLHFYELGARYIQFDDTTWAYLITKLNEFKDDAEARAPFEKIAQDSIRVINQAIADLPDDLTITTHICRGNFQSTFLFEGGYEVVAHYLSELNYDGFFLEYDNDRSGDLAPIATIWNNRENVKIVLGLITSKFPELEGRHLVKARIAEATNYVPLSNLALSTQCGFASTEEGNKLTDGEQWAKLDLARLIAKEVWED
- a CDS encoding ATP-binding protein, translating into MIARERYMKVVKPLIGNEFIKIITGVRRSGKSVLLEQIREVIKTEYDNPNVIYLNFESFTNRKYLNNPDLFYGFLAENSAKNEKTYYFFDEIQLVQEWEAIINSLRVDFDADIYVTGSNASILSGEMATLLSGRYVQIEVYPFSFKEYVELKKIEIHDQTAINQAFADYMYLGGMPSVVGQTAPDDSKLQELSSIYDSILLRDISLRIPKGNQEILDTLALLLMDSITSEVNLNKIKNRLKDVGFNINSETLKNYMAKMDQAYLFYTVEHANIRGSERLRANSKYYTVDNGLWHSQIESQGTNLGNQLENLVFIELKRRGYKVKFGEINGKEIDFVASKNGNKEYYQVTYEIPRDSNREIENLLEIPDNYLKTLIVGVDNGTRSVEGVNVLPIKEWLLSE
- the trpS gene encoding tryptophan--tRNA ligase; this translates as MTDKKIILTGDRPTGKLHIGHWVGSLQNRVNLQNSGEYENFIMIADKQALTDNARDPEKIRRSLTEVALDYLAVGLDPAKSTIFVQSQIPALSELTEYYLNLVSLGRLQRNPTVKTEIQQKNFGESIPAGFLIYPVSQAADITAFKASVVPVGDDQEPMLEQAREIVRSFNNIYGEVLVEPEGYFPPKGMGRIPGLDGVKMSKSLNNAIYLSDDSDTLAKKVKSMFTDPEHINIDDPGHVEGNMVFTYLDIFDDDKEKVAELKAQYQHGGLGDMKIKRYLIDVLEGKLAPVRERRNEYAQNMDFVMNMLKEGSEKANAVATQTVQEVRHAMGVDYFGKF
- the glmU gene encoding bifunctional UDP-N-acetylglucosamine diphosphorylase/glucosamine-1-phosphate N-acetyltransferase GlmU, with translation MMTRNAIILAAGMGSRMKSKLYKVLQPVAGKAMVDHVLTQIEKAGVDNVVTVVGHGADAVKNLLGDRTQYALQAEQLGTGHAVQQAEPLIGDAVGTTLIVSGDSPLFTAETFNKLYADHEAKGNAVTVLTSKAPDPSGYGRIIRGGDGNVDKIVEQKDANAAEQAVTEINTGVYVFDNQLLFQSLAEVTNDNAQGEYYLPDTLEILKGEGHVVGAYQMDDFDESMGVNDRVALATANAVMRKRINEKHMRNGVTLIDPLTTYIESDVVIGNDTTIEPNVFIKGNSVIGSDVVITAGSTIIDSTIEDNVTITSSQIEDSIMHQGSNAGPFAHLRPKSDVGENVHIGNFVEVKKATLGKGTKVGHLTYVGDADLGEDINIGAGTIFVNYDGVNKFHTTIGDHAFIGSNSKIVAPVNIGAKAMTAAGSTITDDIPAEGLGIARARQTTKENFYNRTAQGHKEAEENK
- the purR gene encoding pur operon repressor → MKIRRADRLVDMTNYLLERPRKLVSLTHFAERYDSAKSSISEDLTILKRTFQERGIGLLETLPGAAGGARFTPYMTREDAAEFIDELVEEVSDGTRVLPGGYVFLSDLLGRPEILRRVGRLIATQYLNDNIDAVMTAATKGVPVAQAVAEELNVPFVIVRNDSKITEGPTMSVNYLTGSSKRVEKMELSRRSLPTGSSVLVVDDFMKAGGTIKGMMSLVGEFEGTVVGAAVFAEGLVSERVVTKYTSLIQVDTLTSDGEGITVAPGNYETEIFGE
- a CDS encoding NCS2 family permease, with product MESINRYFQIKESGSTIHREFIAGLTTFFSMAYILFVNPQVLGAAHMDAGAVFTATAIATAFGTLVMGIFAKYPIAIAPGLGVNAFFAYSVVIGMKVPWQTAMAGVFVASVIFLILTFFHVRELVINAIPREMKLAIAAGIGLFIAFIGLHEGGLVVANADTVVALGSLTVPTTWLTIFGLLVSFILLIKRVPAAIFIGMVLTSIVGLVTGLIKAPHAIVSLAPSLKPTFGQALFHIGDINTVQLGIVVLTFLLVTFFDTAGTLVGLAEQAGFVNEKGEMPRVGRALFADSSSMLVGSILGTSPTSAYIESSAGIAVGGRTGLASVFTGIMFLLSMLFSPLLAVVTSQVTAPALIVVGVLMASSLAGINWHKLEIAIPAFLIVIGMPLTYSISDGIALGLVAYPITMLAAKRGKEINVVMWVLAVIFLIFFYVLNR